GTGTCTCATTTTCCTTCAGCAGTGCTCCAATACAATTTAGCAGTCATCAGCCAACTCTCTTGTCTTTGTAGGTCTCATtcctcccctatttttcaaatcccTACATAATCACACCTACCATAGCTCTCCTCAAGTCTCTCTTAGTGAAGCCTTGACAGTTAATCGGCAACTTTATGCCAGTGGTGATGAGTGCCCCACCTACCCACCAGGGTGACCTCTTCTGGCCAGGTATTGAATGAGCCTGCTCTGAATCTCAATTTTATCCATCCCAGAAGCCGAGATGGGATTAAATGTGTAAGATGTCTATTACAGGAAATATCTGTGAGAGAAAATGGGGAAGGAGCTGGGCAAGACTGGGTAAACTGTCACGCcatgatgcaagtgaaagagaggGGAGGAAGTGTCCTAGACGGCAGTGTACCTTACGGAAGCCTTGGCAAGACAACGGAGGAGTCCTTGACCCCTCACTGGCCATCAGAGGAGTCTTCTGTCTCCCAGAAACAGGCCTCAGTATCTCTGCCacattcagtcactaagctatGAAAGAAGCCATTCCTGAGCACAAAAGTAGTGATGGCTTTCTCAGCACAGCAGCTGCGCCCTTAGACAACTAAGCTCCTTGTAGTGGGAGTCTGTGGGGTGCATCCTCACAGCCATCTCTTCAGCCCAgcaagaggcagagctgggattcaaaccagaTAGTTTGGTTCCAGTCTATATTGTCCACCACTGCAGCAAGAAGGAGTTTTTTGGAGCTGCAGAGGTCTGAAATAAATGCTCTTCTATCTTGCTGAAAATTTACACAGCAGGTTAGATCAGACTGGAAAAATCATTTCCCTCCTCTAAGGAGACTGTACTTCACTCTACAGACAGTAAAGTGGGGAGAGGGGCACATCACAGATTAGTGTGTATGAATATATTCCATATGCATTGCATACATACATGAATAATTTATAGGCCCATATGTAGCTGTAGTTTCTTGTAGTATAAAAGGGTTTAACAGACTTGAAAACAATTGCAACAAACAGTGATTTCTAGACTGCATATATGCTAAGATGATCGGAAAGTGCTGACAAAGCACTCATACCTTTTAGGATCTAaaaacttgaggaaaaaaaaggacTCAGACAAATTCATTTCCACTATTTAAAATCATTATCACTCTCTATAAAATCTTATTGTGGTACAAGGAAacaaagatttttattattttattactagtATTGAGAATTACCTGCTACTATTTTTATGCAGAGGCACTTTTTTCAACCTATGCTGTGTCAAAATAGCTATATAGATGCTAAATGAAGAACTTAACCACTATTCCCTGGGAATCTGTGTGAGCTCCCAAGAATCAACTTACAAATGAATTCTATAGAATTCAACATTGTATAAAAAGGTTACatgttgggcatacacactgaggaaaccagatctgaaagagacacatgtaccccaatgttcatcacagcactatttataatagccaggacatggaagcaacctagatgcccatcagcagacgaatggataaggaagctgtggtacatatacaccatggaatattactcagccgttaaaaataattcatttgaatcagttctaatgagatggatgaaactgaagcccattatacagagtgaagccagaaagataaagatcattacagcataataacacatatatatggaatttagaaagatggtaatgataaccctatatgcaaaacagaaaaagagacacagatgtacagaacagacttttggactctgtgggagaaggcgagggtgggatgtttcgagagaacagcatgtatattatctatggtgaaacagaccaccggcccaggtgggatgcatgagacaagtgcttgggccagatgcactgggaggacccaggggaatcaggtggggggggaggtgggaggggggatcgggatggggaatacatgtaactccatggctgattcatgtcaatgtatgacaaaacccactgcaatgttgcaaagtaattagcctccaactaataaaaataattgaaaaaaaataaagaaaagaaaaaatataatgtaATTCACAACTGAAAATTACACTTGAAAATAAAGTATTctgtcattctttaaaaaaaaaaaaaaggttacatgTTTCTTAACTAGTTGGTATTGCAAAAAAACAGGTATTATTACTTCCACATTATGGACATGGAAACTAGGCACAGAAATATTAAATGATCTCTTTGGTCCACACAACATAATCAATTATGTACCTAATAAGGAGATTAAATCAGATTCTTGTGCATCTATATTCATTAATTATATAGTCTACAATTGCAGTAAAGCCTACAATAGAATATTGAAACCTAGAGATGAAAAGAATCTCAAGAGGACATTGGTCCAACTTCCTGTATGAAGGCAGGTATTATTATCTCCTTATTACAGAGGACAGAAAATCAGCTGATCAAGGTCAATTCTAAAAATTAAGAACTCCAAATTCAAAGCCTCTAGAAACTCATCATATGTACCTCAACTATTTATTACACTTCAAGAGGACATATATGAATCAGAAAGAAGTTTTTggatttcagactgtttcacttCCTGACTTAAAGCCTAAAAACGTAAGCCGTGAACTCAGCAAAAGTAATTTATGAATTTGGGACTAGGATATGTCTCTAAGTGACAGTTTAGGGAACTATATTTATAGCCTGGCACCAGTAAATTTTTGTTCACTTTTAAAACTAGATTCCAAATATACACATTATACTCTGAGGGCTATTAAAGGCACAAGCTAGCTTTCAGAACTAGACTTTGGGATGCAATTCTAAACAATGATTTCATATGTCCCCTAGTTCTGAATGATATGATTATAgcacaagattttaaaataaacataaaaattggaagcagtggAAGAGTTTTACTACCAAATAACTACTGTTACATATCAAACATCTATGTTATATTCTAGGTTTCAAACACTTGATCTACAGGCATATTATACTTGTGCCTTATTTCACCAGGTATCTTACTCCATGAACATATACAATAATGACAGGTACAGAATATCTGTTCTAAGAAAAACACattcaaaaagaaatgcaagcatGCAAGTCAGGATGGATATTAAACATGAATATCAAATTTGGCTCCTGAGCTTCCTGTCAAATTGAAGAGAGGAAATATTCTTCCAATGAAAAAGTGGCTTCCAAAACTTTATTTTAGAATCACATTCTAAAATATCTTAAATGGGACTTTATAAGACACAGAGGTCAACATACCTGACAATATCATACAGCAAATATGGTTATGTTTGATATGGTTACTTCGAGTAGTTTGCTTAGGTGAAGGTGGAATGTATAAAATTAAGTTGCTACTCAGTGAAGGTGATGCTGCTAGGGGCTGCTTTTGCAATACACATTGTCTTTACACTGAAGGATTCTTACACATGGGTTAGTTTTCTCAACTGGACAACAACTCCTATTTAATGGCTAGGAGACCCTAGCACAGAAATTAAAGGTGACCTGATATGGCTAATATTATTATATCATTTAGGGATAAGCCTAATATCTGAACTTCTAGATTCAGCAGGAAAGCTTAGTGTCTCCCACAACTTTAATAGGACTGCAACTCAAGGCTTCAGAAGAACTTAATGAAAATTTTACCCTTCCAAAAGTGTGCCCTCTAATTACAGGGAATTAGTTTGCTGCATGTACATGTAGAATACATTCTGGAGATATAGAATTGTAAACAGTTGCAGCGTTAGAAAGGTAGAACACCCAGTGTTCAATCACGTGACAAAACTTCTATAAACTACCCAGAGTATCAATACATATCACTCAAACacactgaaaattttttaaatgtgcagaTAAGGCCACAGGCAGCGAGGAATAATCAATGAGATAAGCATCTGCTATCTGATCTTTCTCTTGCAATCTGCATTGGGAATCTTAAAGCTGGGAAATATCTAGAGAGAGCATCTAGCCTGCATAATGTATATACTCTTACCTCATTTTCAACGATCTCTATTTAGATCTCTAGTCTATCTAGTCTATCTCTTGTTGTTATCTTAATTCTTAGCACCTACAGTCTAGGACTAATTCCTTTTATCTTATCAATGAAGATGATGAATCACTAGGTTCCTTGAACATACCTTTTACACACTTGGAAATCCTTAAGCAACTAGTCTTCTTTCATTAACAAGATAACcacaattatttttatctttccaaaACATCTTATTTACTAATCTTTTCTGGGGTCTGTTCTTACTGGGGCATCccttatttctttcaaaatatacaatAACAGTTTGATACTTTAACATCAGCTTCACAGATTCTCAGGATTTAGATTATTTCATGATTCATTCAAACACTAACAGCTTTATTTGTAAGTGGTAATGTTGTATCTTGGAATCAATTATTCAAAACAATATTTTAGGTACTGTGGTAACTGATCTCATCTAGCTTACATTCTAGCAGGGAGAAGATACACAAACACATCCTTCTAAATTATATGACCTTTCACTGTTCCCTACTGAatctttttgttcttattttgaagacaaattctatcttttaaaagcttttcatTACTTTCTTAACTGGTATATCCCATTACATTTAAGACACATGTCTTCTAATTTAAACAAGTATTTCATAATAATATCAGCCAATTATTTAGTTTATGATGTGCTTTTGCCAAATTACATTTAACAAAAATGGATGAAAACTAACAATATTTGAAGGGGGGAAAAAgtcttttttccaaaaaataataCTTTGGTGATGCTTTCTTTGTAGGAAAAATAAgcaagtaagtaagtgttagttgctcagtagtgtctttgcgaccccatagactacacccggccaggctcctctgtccttggaatagGCTGAAAGCAAATTGGCAGAGTATGACCCATTCAGAAGATGAGGTGGAAGGGAGGATGGGAGATGGAGTGAATCACTGATGGGTTGGTCTAAGAGCAGTGAAAGTGCCCAAGAGAGAAGTAGAGGTTAACAGACAAGTCATGGATGTATGTGGGATGAAGAAGCAAATCAACTGGCAAGGTTGGAGAAAACCTACACCACACTAGCTCTCTGAGACATGCTGCCACCACCTGGGCAATGGGCAATTTGAAGTATGGCAAGATTTTCTTGTGATTATTAGTTAAATCAACAATAGAATAAAAAACTTACTTTCATTTTATGAGATCAGCATTTTTGTCTAATCTCTGGAATTAAACAAGAGCAGGGCTTTTTTTGGCCAGATCTGTTTAGAATTCTGCTCTATTTTTTAAGTCTCTGGTCCCATATCTAAAAGAGGTATTAAATCCTGCAGAATTTAGTCTCAGCAATAGTGATAAGAGATGCGAAGCATCTAGCCTAGTACTTGGAACATAGCAGTCAATAGCCTTTAAACATTACAATTCTGCAGTATAATCTTCCAAATATCACTAAAACCTATGACCTTTCTAGTTACATACATGTGCctaatatttttacataaatgtGCCTAATAAGAAATCTATCTGCATTGTGTTTTAACAGTAGGAAAAAACTCATAAAATTAAACTTAGGGAAGAAACCAAttctaccaaaaacaaaaacacaaattgtTAAGCAGGTAAGAAAGCTCTTAAAATCTTTAGTTAAGTCTAGATTATTATAACAGAATCTTATGGAGGTTTCAGTCATTCAcaactttgacatgaatcagggtGAAAATGTACCACCTAAGAGAGAAAGACTTTTAAACAGAACtaagtgattgcagccatgaaattaaaagacgcttactccttggaaggaaagttatgaccaacctagacagcatattaaaaagcagagacattactttgccaaaaaaggtccatctactcaaggctatggtttttccagtggtcatgtatggatgtgagagttggatggtgaagaaagctgagtgccgaagaattgatgcttttgatctgtggtgttggagaagactcttgagagtcccttggactgcaaggagatccaaccagtccatcctaaaggagatcagtcctgggtgttcattgggagggctgatgctgaagctgaaactccaatactttggccacctgatgcgaagagttgactcattggaaaagaccctgatgctgggaaggactggggacaagaggagaaggggatgacagaggatgagatggctggatggcatcaccgactcgatgggcatgagtttgagtaaactctgggagttggtgatggacagggaggcctggcgtgctgggatttctggggtcgcaaagaatcagacacgactgagcgactgaaccgaactgaactgaaatgaatcaaAGAAGAGGACTTACTTTATTAAGAGTAAAAAACTCAGAAATTTAGAAGGCTCCATTTTCAAACTGTAATTGCAACAGAGTAACTGCTGTGGATATGATGTGATATGCTATAATTATTCTTATGCAAAGACAACCCCTCATTAATTAAAGTGTAAGCTTTAGTTATTTTGGTTAAACCTACATGAATGGttaagattttatttcttaataaaaatacaaGCAGACCTTATTTCCATGTTATTTTAAGTTAATTCTGAAAGACATCTGAGAGAGAATACTCAATAAAGAATCTTTCAAATAAAGAACAAGCCCTTATGAAAACTGGCCATGATGTTTCCATTACATTCCTTATTCTGCTGCTGCTTATGAAGCTGAAGTAAGAAAAATGGCCAAATCCAGTTTAATCAATAGAATTTTCAAGCTGAAAGAACCCCAGAGATAATCTAACAGCTTTCCACACACACAAGAGGAAACTTTTTCAGAGCATCAAATCACCAGAGACAAGGCCTGTGAATCTCAACTCACAAGCTAAAACTCCTGACTCTAGAAAGTAGCCTGCACCATCTGAACCAATCTTGACACCACCTTTCATTAAGGCAACTCAGGGAGCAGTAGGGAGCTTAGCTGTGGCAACTTCTACGCTATTCCTGGGCTTGTAGCCATTCCCGAAACTGGAAAGGAGACCAGTAATATTAAGACAGTGAAAGCCTGATTTACACTAGAGCCTAAGAGATACAGACGCTTCCTTCTTATGTGCCTTTCCATCCACTCCCATGCATTTCACAAGGGACACAGCAGAACGAATTACTGGGGAGGCAGTCATCAGGAAAACTGTCTAACCATGATTAAaataacacatacacatactggTCTCTGGAGTGAAGGACGTTAAAATAAATTCTGACCCTCTCCTGGAATTACTATTtgggcaagttaaaaaaaaaaaaaaaaaaaaacccacaaagtcTTACTGCCAGCAAGTCAAGTTTTCTGTACACACAATCCAATGACTGAGTCTGCTTTTTCTGGCTACTACAGGTACAAGCTAGGTCCAAGCAGCACAAGCTTTGAAACCATCATCCAAGTTTTCAAACAAGAATGAGTAAGGAAACAACTGCTACTAATACAACATACAAACATTAACATATGCCCAACAAACAGTATTTTAGATCACTAGATTATTTGCCAAAAGTCTGTTTCCTGGTAAATAATGGTTACTGTTGTTATCCCTAAACTAGTTATACATGTCACAGCTTGTTCCTCAAAGAGAACATTCTATAGTCTTTCAAGAATAAAAACCTGCTTTATTTGGCACACACCAGTGAAGAGGTCTTGCAACATTTGAAGAGGTAGTCAAACAGAGCAGTTCTGTGCAAGAGATCACAAAACTTGATCACCAACCAAACCCAAGTTAATCTCTCAGTTCCTGTAGATTAGAAGACAATGAGAACTCACTCTTTCTGCTTGTtgacttttgaatctctttatttgTGCACTGAAAGAACAAGCACCTCTATGGGAACTCTATGCCCACacagtttaattatttttcaagtttacTTTGGGCAAATATCGATCACTCTTTGTGAAAAGAGGTTCTTAGATTGAAAACGACAAAAACTCTTCTTCACACGGCATGGCTGCATTTTCCCTTAGAAACAACGTTCAGTGGACCCACCACGGTCCTGCTGCTGCTTGGTCTCCTCGACGTGAGGCTTTAACTATCGTCCAACCAGAAGAGCAGAGGGTCAAAGGGTGGATGGGAACCAGAGGAACTCGCTAGAATCCTTCAGGAGTCGCTGGGGGACCTTCACCTTGACTCTGGGCGGTTTGTGGGGACCAACTCCTTTCTCGGCCGCCGTTCTTTGGTCGGAGTTTCCAGGGGTCACGGGACTCACCCACCGGGGCCCTCCACCCTTGGCCAGACTCCCGCAGGGGAGCCGCTGTGACCTGATGACCTCGGGGGCAAAGGTAGGGGGTCCTCAGCGCTTCCAGACCGGCTCCCAGACACCGGAGCCCACCCGCGCCTCAGGCAGGAGGCGCGGGACTCGGGCTTCGGGCCAGACCCCAGCCGGGCGCCGCCGCTCACCTCGAGCGGCCTCACCTGCCTCTCCCCGGAAACCCAGGCGCCGCCCCACCCTCCCCGCGTTCCCGGAGCCCGGGTCCCGGGACCCACACAGCAATGGCGCAGCCGGAAACTGGCCCCTCGACTTCCTCAGGCCGGATCCGGGCGAGGGCCGGCCTGTGGGCGGGCTGGGAGAGTCGCGGCTTCCGCCTTCCTGCTTCCGGCCTGGAGGTGAGTCGGGTGTGGGGGTCCGAACCCGTCGTCCCCGGCGAGATGTAGGGGAGGCGGGTGGCAGTCGGTGCCGCGGTTTTGCCCCGGTGCTCAGCGGAGGTGGCCACGGCGCCGGCGGCCCAGGGTGTGGCGGGGATGACCTCTGATTCCCGGGGACTGCCTGCTCTTCGAGCCCCGCCGGGCCCGCGCTCGCCGAGGCGGAGGGTCGGGGAAGCGTGGCCCCAGCGGCGGGCCACCAGGTAGGGTGAGGAAGGGTGAGCGAGGGGAAAACACAGGAAAGGACAGTGTGGGTGGCTGTGAGGTGCCCTCACCTTCAGGCGCCGTGCGGGTCTGATCCGAAGATCATGCCTGGTGGATCCTTTTCGGAGGGAAGAAGAATAATATTTATTCCTTAAAGTGTGGAGGGCGCTTGCCCCTAGGGTCCGAAATTGAGGTGCACGGGAGGTGTGTATCCTGTGGTTGGTAACTCCTTTCTCTGTATTAATGTCTAGAACTGCCATAACTAGGTCCTTCACTTCCGCCTTCCTCTATTGCAAAGTTCTTTTGCAGGTCTCTGAATCttgcattaattcattcattactGGGCTGGAGAAGCTGGAAAAACAGATGGGGATCTGTAGAATCTAGTCTTCACTGTGTGGGTGGGGGCGTACGAATTGGGTGTGGGGGGAAAGCTAGGAACTTTATTTAACGGCAAAGGAACTTTGTGTCTTtaggtaaaaatatgaaggaatTGTGATTGGATATAATTAAAACCAATCTTGTAGTTTTGTTTAGGTAATGGAATTGTGGGTGACATACTTTGTTTTGCTTATGTCTGATTTTCCTGTAAAGAACACAAATTATATAATGAGACTAAAAAGCCTTTTTAAGAGTAAAGCGGTGTTTGATTTTGAAATTAGTAAGGCCCTCCCTTACTAACTCAGAATGAAACAAACCTAACcctgtaaaaatataaaaagttcaaGAACGAGGAATGGATATGCTGCAGCAGGTCAGTTAGCTTTTTACGTGAGtgagctttttaaatttattgttgaAATAAGTAATTGAGTAAAATATTTGATCCCCAGTAATTAGGAGCTTCTTCAGGGCATTTTAGTTGTGTAATTATTTCTTAAGATTAGAAAGAAATAGATACTGAATGTATTTAATATGCCAGGCAACTTTACATGTTATTTATAGGTTGCATATAGAGAATTTacaattttaacatttaaaattgtattataatTTATTCCTCAAGGTTTTGGCTTTACGGTTCTTCTTTTGTCTATTCTTTTCAACCCAACCAGTATATAGAATTTAAGCCTTCTCAGAAGTGTGTTGGTAGAGTTAAAAAAGAAGACAGCTAACCAAAGGTCATCTGAAATTGTGACTGGCTGATAATCCCAGGACAAAATTAGAGATCACTACTCAAGCATAAGGTACATGACTTTTTAAATCCCAGCTATTCTAATTCTCCACTTTGAATGGAGATTGACACAAACATGAAAGGTTGAAAAGTCTCTGGGggcaaaatagaaaatatcactCAAATTTACAACATCCTGATTTGCCAGATGCCCCTTCTTTACTCACTCACAATGGAACAAAAGGCATGGGACctgaaatggttaattttatcaTCTGTTAAGTTTGTTCTCATTTACTATATTATGTCCTCAAAACTGAAGGAGGGTCTAAAATTGCATGTCatcttttgcttttctctctttgcaTATGAGTGGATAATATCATGGTTCCCTTACCTTCTTGTTTCATTTTGGAAACAGCCATCCATTATGTCCCTTTCTCCGGGCATTTCACATACTCTTGACTTTCAGACACCAAATTTGATGCTTGTACTTTTTTGTGGAGGTTTagttgttgtgtctgacttttgctacctcctggactgtagcccgccacgctcctctgtccatgggattctccaggcatgaatactggagcaggttgccatttccttctccaggggatcttcctgatccagggatcgaacccatgtctcctgcgttgcaggcagattctttactgactgaaccacgaCTTTTGTTAATAAGGCTGTGTCAGAAAATGACATATGGGATTCAGCTGTACCCTGGAATAGGCACATAAAACTCAAGATTCTTATAAAACTCTGCTGCTAAAGTTTGTCTTAAGTGTAGGAGGCATGTGAGAATGCATAGTCCTTATAACAGCTtccacatgcttttttttttctcttctgtatctTCACATCTTTTAAGTATCACCCTCCTGGTTGTCttatgtgaattattttttttttattggaactGTTAGTCCTTATTAAAATAGTACTAATTAGTACTttttaaaaccaaacaaaaaactattGAGTGATAATAGAATTCTGATTTAACTGTTTGGTGTAACCTTTACAAAATTTGATTAACCACATAATcttttctcttgtctttcccccacttcccaccccttTCCTAAAGCCTCCACAAAGATGTTTGATTTAAAGGCTTGGGCTGAGTATGTTGTGGAATGGGCTGCAAAGGACCCATATGGCTTCCTTACAACAGTTATTTTGGCTCTGACTCCATTGTTTCTAGCAAGTGCTGTGCTGTCTTGGAAATTGGCCAAGATGATTGAGGCCAGGGAAAAGgagcaaaagaagaaacaaaaacgtCAAGAAAATATTGCAAAAGCTAAACGACTAAAAAAGGATTGAAGGAATGAACAGGCTGTGTGTCCAGAGGAAAATTGTTCGGAAAATTATGCATCTTTGAAAGGACCCATTAAGGTTTCTTTTTGGATCTTATGACAGTATTACTAAACGAAGTCTGAGTCTATGGAAGAATCATGTCAGTTCTCACCTGTACTGTAGCAGCTTTTTGGCTTCGGTATAGAAGTCTGTTGACAGTTACTGTAAATTGGCATTTATTATGCTACAGATTCTTTTAACTGActttcatttgcctttttgcagctTATGTACGAATACTAAAATGAAAACATCCTGTGAAGAAAAGTGACTTTAGATTATGAACTCTATTCAAATAATGGCTTAAAATGTGGTCCTGTTCTGGACAGAGGAGATTAAGAATGTAAAAATCAAGAGTTGTTCTGAGCAGAAAAGCGTGGTTTGGCTTAAAAGATACATGGTGTATTAATTACATCTCTTATCGTTATTATTTCTTGGAATAGAATCATTTCTCGTTTCCTCAAAGCAAAATAATATTATTCAATGAGTActtctctattttctgtatttttctttagcttttgAGATACTGGTAATTACCAGAtagtctgcatttttaaaaatctaattttataaagaattttcTTGTCATCTTGATTATGTAGAATACCACCTACTGGATATAATCATTTTTCTACTTATGAACACTGCCATTTTCTTAGAGATGACTTGAGTAGAGGAACACTATGATTTAAAGCTTAAGAGCAAAAATGCCAAACCTGTAGTACCTTGGAACCAGTTTATTCTCACTTGTGCTAAGTAGAAATGTGAAGTAGTTAACATGTCTTATCAGATAATTTGCTGATTATATAGATaccacttttgttttttattctattcTTTGTTTTAATTCATGTGGTGGTGATGTCCTTTACTTTTTGATCAGACAGGTTCatggtgaaaattaaaatttcaactttCTTTTAAGGAACTTTTAAAGAGTTACAGTTATGTCATGTGTCATAAATGGTAACAAAAGTCTTAGCATTTGGAAAAATTTTGTTTGCATTGTATTGTGtgaaaaaggtgtaaattatgtcaaaatgaaaatgttcaaaataaagAGGTAAAGGATATTTCCTTCAGTTAAATAGTATAGTTGGAACTTTTTCCTCTTTAACATGGCTTTTTTAAATGCATGGTTgataattttgttttcaataattaATAGCTTATTAATGTTTTCCTCACCTctaataatgaattttaaattgcAAAAAATTGTCCAGtagctttaatttaaaaatgaaactagatattgaaataaatttgaTACTTTTTTATAAAGAGGTCCTgagcttttttttggggggaggggataaTAATTCAGGTTAGATACGTTACAGAAGTTACACCTTACAAAGGGTTATGAGTTTCATTTGTAGATAAgcatacagctgacccttgaacaacacagggttAGGAACATTTGCCCTCCCTCGAAATCGAAAATAACTTATAGTGGACCCTCACTATACAGTGTTCCTACGTGCAGATTCTCTGTATCTGCAGTTCCGAGGTTCCTCTGTACCCCCAGTTTCTCATCCAACCCTGGATCATGTAGTATTGTAGTACTTACTATTGAAAAAACTCTGTGTATAAGTGACCCCACACAGTTTGGACCCGTGTTCTTCGAGGGTCAACTGTACTTGTAAAAGTTGAGAGCAATGTTCCTCCAATATGAGAACCTAAGGACCTCTGAGAATGTTTATGGACTGGTTTGAACAATACTTAATTACTATTACTTTAGGTTGTCAGTTTCTTTCTGATGCCAGTGCAAGCAATACACTGCAACTCCAGGCACTGAAATAATTCAGTGTTTCATTACAAATTAGTTATTCAGGTGATCTTGgatgtgctttttgtattattgaaattaaaaattttagttatCTACTAAAGCTATGGTTTCATTGTTCATTTTGACAGTTAAAAGGTATTTAACTAAAATAGGGTTTCTAGTGGTTCCTGTTGGTCTTAATACAATTTTGTAGTTCTTTGACATAGGCTGTTGTTTCTTCAGCTTTTCCCAACGTTTATAGAGCCATTTTATACATTTGAGATCAACAAGGTTTTACAATATTTGTGTCTATATGTTGTGTGTGTTGCAGAGGTAGGGATGTATTGCATCCTGATAAACCCATTACAGATTGAAAATGTACTGAATAATGTACTGAAAGTGAGAAACAGGATGGTTGTGTGGGAACAGGATGAGTGTGGGTATCAGCTGTTTACTTGCAGTTGGGTGACTGGCAGCTGTGGCTCCATGC
The Dama dama isolate Ldn47 chromosome 25, ASM3311817v1, whole genome shotgun sequence genome window above contains:
- the SMIM15 gene encoding small integral membrane protein 15 — translated: MFDLKAWAEYVVEWAAKDPYGFLTTVILALTPLFLASAVLSWKLAKMIEAREKEQKKKQKRQENIAKAKRLKKD